From Columba livia isolate bColLiv1 breed racing homer chromosome 5, bColLiv1.pat.W.v2, whole genome shotgun sequence, one genomic window encodes:
- the EXD2 gene encoding exonuclease 3'-5' domain-containing protein 2 isoform X1, whose product MPKQTAVTITLATLLGVALGGLVLWKATQRRKGKSCSSSQREEAAINSGEEKLIKTEDKEVLPFFRSPTFSWVARTLGADIAIVSEQEEWDRVEPLLKKELEQWPVLGIDCEWVSVEGKANPVSLLQMASFSGFCVLVRLSRLVASGQTIPKSLLDIMADSAVLKVGVGCWEDACKLLHDYGLPVKGSVDLRYLAMRQRKDLLHSCLSLKSLAEKVLNCPLDKSPHVRCSNWEAEELTPDQVLYAARDAQVSVALFLQLLGFASLPATSEIENSATLWEKALGKCRGLVDIPFRGRKSGSTGEKSGEGRSPHKTKNRKSVSGQPSGSQQVRDPRRQKRKPLGVGYSARKSPLYDNCFLHAPDGQPLCTCDRKKAQWYVDKGIGELISTDPFVVKLRFEPSGRPESQVDYYLTVKENLCVVCGKRESYIRKNIVPHEYRRHFPIQMKDHNSHDVLLLCTSCHAISNYYDNHLKQQLAEEFGAPIGSEEGVRLLEDPLRRQVRSGARALLNADSLPDPRRAELLQSIKDFFKTEAVTPEMLQEAAGLETRICNESYMPHGLKVVQCFAKGGLRSLMQLERRWRQHFLDSMQPKHLPEQWSVDHNHMKLIRKYGEDLQIELS is encoded by the exons ATGCCCAAGCAAACAGCAGTGACAATTACTTTGGCAACCCTGCTTGGTGTTGCATTGGGAGGCCTGGTTTTGTGGAAAGCAACCCAGCGTCGGAAAGGAAAATCATGCTCTAGTAGTCAGCGAGAGGAAGCAGCTATaaactcaggagaagagaaattGATTAAGACAGAAGATAAGGAGGTGCTTCCCTTCTTCAGATCTCCCACCTTTTCCTGGGTAGCGAGGACCCTTGGTGCAGACATAGCAATAGTTTCAGAGCAGGAGGAGTGGGATCGTGTTGAACCTTTGCTGaagaaggagctggagcagtGGCCGGTGCTTGGAATTGATTGTGAGTGG gTATCTGTGGAGGGAAAAGCAAATCCTGTATCTCTTCTACAGATGGCTTCTTTCAGTGGCTTCTGCGTTCTTGTTCGGTTGTCTAGGCTTGTTGCCAGTGGACAGACTATCCCAAAGAGCCTGTTGGACATCATGGCAGATAGTGCCGTGTTGAAAGTTGGGGTAGGATGCTGGGAAGATGCTTGCAAGTTACTTCATGATTATGGTCTTCCAGTCAAAGGGAGCGTGGATCTTCGGTATTTAGCCATGAGACAGCG GAAGGATCTACTTCACAGCTGCCTTAGCCTGAAGTCTTTAGCTGAAAAAGTCCTGAACTGCCCGCTTGACAAGTCTCCTCATGTGCGTTGCAGCAATTGGGAGGCAGAAGAACTGACACCAGATCAG GTTCTCTATGCTGCCAGGGATGCCCAGGTCTCAGTGGCTCTGTTCCTTCAGTTGCTGGGATTTGCCAGCCTCCCTGCTACATCTGAAATTGAAAACTCTGCCACTTTGTGGGAGAAAGCACTGGGTAAATGCCGGGGCTTGGTGGATATCCCATTTAGAGGAAGGAAGAGTGGCAGCACCGGAGAGAAGAGCGGAGAGGGACGCTCCCCTCACAAAACAAAGAATCGGAAATCTGTGAGCGGCCAGCCCTCTGGCAGTCAGCAAGTGAGAGATCCCCGGAGGCAGAAGCGAAAGCCTCTGGGCGTGGGATATTCTGCACG AAAATCTCCACTGTATGACAACTGCTTCCTGCATGCACCAGATGGACAGCCTCTGTGCACTTGTGATCGGAAGAAGGCTCAGTGGTATGTTGACAAGGGGATTGGAG AGCTAATTAGCACAGACCCATTTGTTGTGAAGCTGCGGTTTGAGCCTTCAGGACGTCCCGAGTCTCAGGTTGATTATTATCTGACAGTCAAAGAGAACTTGTGTGTTGTATGTGGCAAGCGAGAATCCTATATCCG GAAGAACATTGTTCCTCATGAATACCGAAGACACTTCCCCATCCAGATGAAGGACCACAACTCTCATGATGTGCTGCTACTCTGCACATCCTGCCATGCCATCTCTAATTACTATGACAACCATCTCAAGCAGCAGCTGGCTGAGGAGTTTGGCGCTCCCATCGGCTCCGAGGAGGGCGTGCGCCTGCTGGAGGACCCTCTGCGCAGGCAAGTGCGCTCGGGGGCCCGAGCCCTGCTGAATGCAGACAGCCTGCCTGACCCCCGAAGGGCAGAGCTTCTGCAAAGCATCAAGGACTTCTTTAAGACAGAGGCAGTCACCCCAGAGATGCTCCAGGAAGCAGCTGGTCTGGAAACCAG GATCTGCAATGAGAGCTACATGCCACATGGACTGAAGGTGGTGCAGTGTTTTGCTAAAGGAGGCCTGCGCTCACTTATGCAGTTGGAGAGACGCTGGCGGCAGCATTTCTTGGACAGCATGCAGCCCAAGCACCTCCCAGAGCAATGGTCAGTGGACCATAACCACATGAAGCTGATCCGAAAGTATGGGGAAGATCTTCAGATTGAGCTGTCATGA
- the EXD2 gene encoding exonuclease 3'-5' domain-containing protein 2 isoform X2, with amino-acid sequence MPKQTAVTITLATLLGVALGGLVLWKATQRRKGKSCSSSQREEAAINSGEEKLIKTEDKEVLPFFRSPTFSWVARTLGADIAIVSEQEEWDRVEPLLKKELEQWPVLGIDCEWVSVEGKANPVSLLQMASFSGFCVLVRLSRLVASGQTIPKSLLDIMADSAVLKVGVGCWEDACKLLHDYGLPVKGSVDLRYLAMRQRKDLLHSCLSLKSLAEKVLNCPLDKSPHVRCSNWEAEELTPDQVLYAARDAQVSVALFLQLLGFASLPATSEIENSATLWEKALGKCRGLVDIPFRGRKSGSTGEKSGEGRSPHKTKNRKSVSGQPSGSQQVRDPRRQKRKPLGVGYSARKSPLYDNCFLHAPDGQPLCTCDRKKAQWYVDKGIGELISTDPFVVKLRFEPSGRPESQVDYYLTVKENLCVVCGKRESYIRKNIVPHEYRRHFPIQMKDHNSHDVLLLCTSCHAISNYYDNHLKQQLAEEFGAPIGSEEGVRLLEDPLRRQVRSGARALLNADSLPDPRRAELLQSIKDFFKTEAVTPEMLQEAAGLETRICNESYMPHGLKVVQCFAKGGLRSLMQLERRWRQHFLDSMQPKHLPEQ; translated from the exons ATGCCCAAGCAAACAGCAGTGACAATTACTTTGGCAACCCTGCTTGGTGTTGCATTGGGAGGCCTGGTTTTGTGGAAAGCAACCCAGCGTCGGAAAGGAAAATCATGCTCTAGTAGTCAGCGAGAGGAAGCAGCTATaaactcaggagaagagaaattGATTAAGACAGAAGATAAGGAGGTGCTTCCCTTCTTCAGATCTCCCACCTTTTCCTGGGTAGCGAGGACCCTTGGTGCAGACATAGCAATAGTTTCAGAGCAGGAGGAGTGGGATCGTGTTGAACCTTTGCTGaagaaggagctggagcagtGGCCGGTGCTTGGAATTGATTGTGAGTGG gTATCTGTGGAGGGAAAAGCAAATCCTGTATCTCTTCTACAGATGGCTTCTTTCAGTGGCTTCTGCGTTCTTGTTCGGTTGTCTAGGCTTGTTGCCAGTGGACAGACTATCCCAAAGAGCCTGTTGGACATCATGGCAGATAGTGCCGTGTTGAAAGTTGGGGTAGGATGCTGGGAAGATGCTTGCAAGTTACTTCATGATTATGGTCTTCCAGTCAAAGGGAGCGTGGATCTTCGGTATTTAGCCATGAGACAGCG GAAGGATCTACTTCACAGCTGCCTTAGCCTGAAGTCTTTAGCTGAAAAAGTCCTGAACTGCCCGCTTGACAAGTCTCCTCATGTGCGTTGCAGCAATTGGGAGGCAGAAGAACTGACACCAGATCAG GTTCTCTATGCTGCCAGGGATGCCCAGGTCTCAGTGGCTCTGTTCCTTCAGTTGCTGGGATTTGCCAGCCTCCCTGCTACATCTGAAATTGAAAACTCTGCCACTTTGTGGGAGAAAGCACTGGGTAAATGCCGGGGCTTGGTGGATATCCCATTTAGAGGAAGGAAGAGTGGCAGCACCGGAGAGAAGAGCGGAGAGGGACGCTCCCCTCACAAAACAAAGAATCGGAAATCTGTGAGCGGCCAGCCCTCTGGCAGTCAGCAAGTGAGAGATCCCCGGAGGCAGAAGCGAAAGCCTCTGGGCGTGGGATATTCTGCACG AAAATCTCCACTGTATGACAACTGCTTCCTGCATGCACCAGATGGACAGCCTCTGTGCACTTGTGATCGGAAGAAGGCTCAGTGGTATGTTGACAAGGGGATTGGAG AGCTAATTAGCACAGACCCATTTGTTGTGAAGCTGCGGTTTGAGCCTTCAGGACGTCCCGAGTCTCAGGTTGATTATTATCTGACAGTCAAAGAGAACTTGTGTGTTGTATGTGGCAAGCGAGAATCCTATATCCG GAAGAACATTGTTCCTCATGAATACCGAAGACACTTCCCCATCCAGATGAAGGACCACAACTCTCATGATGTGCTGCTACTCTGCACATCCTGCCATGCCATCTCTAATTACTATGACAACCATCTCAAGCAGCAGCTGGCTGAGGAGTTTGGCGCTCCCATCGGCTCCGAGGAGGGCGTGCGCCTGCTGGAGGACCCTCTGCGCAGGCAAGTGCGCTCGGGGGCCCGAGCCCTGCTGAATGCAGACAGCCTGCCTGACCCCCGAAGGGCAGAGCTTCTGCAAAGCATCAAGGACTTCTTTAAGACAGAGGCAGTCACCCCAGAGATGCTCCAGGAAGCAGCTGGTCTGGAAACCAG GATCTGCAATGAGAGCTACATGCCACATGGACTGAAGGTGGTGCAGTGTTTTGCTAAAGGAGGCCTGCGCTCACTTATGCAGTTGGAGAGACGCTGGCGGCAGCATTTCTTGGACAGCATGCAGCCCAAGCACCTCCCAGAGCAATG a
- the EXD2 gene encoding exonuclease 3'-5' domain-containing protein 2 isoform X3 yields the protein MPKQTAVTITLATLLGVALGGLVLWKATQRRKGKSCSSSQREEAAINSGEEKLIKTEDKEVLPFFRSPTFSWVARTLGADIAIVSEQEEWDRVEPLLKKELEQWPVLGIDCEWVSVEGKANPVSLLQMASFSGFCVLVRLSRLVASGQTIPKSLLDIMADSAVLKVGVGCWEDACKLLHDYGLPVKGSVDLRYLAMRQRKDLLHSCLSLKSLAEKVLNCPLDKSPHVRCSNWEAEELTPDQVLYAARDAQVSVALFLQLLGFASLPATSEIENSATLWEKALGKCRGLVDIPFRGRKSGSTGEKSGEGRSPHKTKNRKSVSGQPSGSQQVRDPRRQKRKPLGVGYSARKSPLYDNCFLHAPDGQPLCTCDRKKAQWYVDKGIGELISTDPFVVKLRFEPSGRPESQVDYYLTVKENLCVVCGKRESYIRKNIVPHEYRRHFPIQMKDHNSHDVLLLCTSCHAISNYYDNHLKQQLAEEFGAPIGSEEGVRLLEDPLRRICNESYMPHGLKVVQCFAKGGLRSLMQLERRWRQHFLDSMQPKHLPEQWSVDHNHMKLIRKYGEDLQIELS from the exons ATGCCCAAGCAAACAGCAGTGACAATTACTTTGGCAACCCTGCTTGGTGTTGCATTGGGAGGCCTGGTTTTGTGGAAAGCAACCCAGCGTCGGAAAGGAAAATCATGCTCTAGTAGTCAGCGAGAGGAAGCAGCTATaaactcaggagaagagaaattGATTAAGACAGAAGATAAGGAGGTGCTTCCCTTCTTCAGATCTCCCACCTTTTCCTGGGTAGCGAGGACCCTTGGTGCAGACATAGCAATAGTTTCAGAGCAGGAGGAGTGGGATCGTGTTGAACCTTTGCTGaagaaggagctggagcagtGGCCGGTGCTTGGAATTGATTGTGAGTGG gTATCTGTGGAGGGAAAAGCAAATCCTGTATCTCTTCTACAGATGGCTTCTTTCAGTGGCTTCTGCGTTCTTGTTCGGTTGTCTAGGCTTGTTGCCAGTGGACAGACTATCCCAAAGAGCCTGTTGGACATCATGGCAGATAGTGCCGTGTTGAAAGTTGGGGTAGGATGCTGGGAAGATGCTTGCAAGTTACTTCATGATTATGGTCTTCCAGTCAAAGGGAGCGTGGATCTTCGGTATTTAGCCATGAGACAGCG GAAGGATCTACTTCACAGCTGCCTTAGCCTGAAGTCTTTAGCTGAAAAAGTCCTGAACTGCCCGCTTGACAAGTCTCCTCATGTGCGTTGCAGCAATTGGGAGGCAGAAGAACTGACACCAGATCAG GTTCTCTATGCTGCCAGGGATGCCCAGGTCTCAGTGGCTCTGTTCCTTCAGTTGCTGGGATTTGCCAGCCTCCCTGCTACATCTGAAATTGAAAACTCTGCCACTTTGTGGGAGAAAGCACTGGGTAAATGCCGGGGCTTGGTGGATATCCCATTTAGAGGAAGGAAGAGTGGCAGCACCGGAGAGAAGAGCGGAGAGGGACGCTCCCCTCACAAAACAAAGAATCGGAAATCTGTGAGCGGCCAGCCCTCTGGCAGTCAGCAAGTGAGAGATCCCCGGAGGCAGAAGCGAAAGCCTCTGGGCGTGGGATATTCTGCACG AAAATCTCCACTGTATGACAACTGCTTCCTGCATGCACCAGATGGACAGCCTCTGTGCACTTGTGATCGGAAGAAGGCTCAGTGGTATGTTGACAAGGGGATTGGAG AGCTAATTAGCACAGACCCATTTGTTGTGAAGCTGCGGTTTGAGCCTTCAGGACGTCCCGAGTCTCAGGTTGATTATTATCTGACAGTCAAAGAGAACTTGTGTGTTGTATGTGGCAAGCGAGAATCCTATATCCG GAAGAACATTGTTCCTCATGAATACCGAAGACACTTCCCCATCCAGATGAAGGACCACAACTCTCATGATGTGCTGCTACTCTGCACATCCTGCCATGCCATCTCTAATTACTATGACAACCATCTCAAGCAGCAGCTGGCTGAGGAGTTTGGCGCTCCCATCGGCTCCGAGGAGGGCGTGCGCCTGCTGGAGGACCCTCTGCGCAG GATCTGCAATGAGAGCTACATGCCACATGGACTGAAGGTGGTGCAGTGTTTTGCTAAAGGAGGCCTGCGCTCACTTATGCAGTTGGAGAGACGCTGGCGGCAGCATTTCTTGGACAGCATGCAGCCCAAGCACCTCCCAGAGCAATGGTCAGTGGACCATAACCACATGAAGCTGATCCGAAAGTATGGGGAAGATCTTCAGATTGAGCTGTCATGA
- the EXD2 gene encoding exonuclease 3'-5' domain-containing protein 2 isoform X4, with translation MPKQTAVTITLATLLGVALGGLVLWKATQRRKGKSCSSSQREEAAINSGEEKLIKTEDKEVLPFFRSPTFSWVARTLGADIAIVSEQEEWDRVEPLLKKELEQWPVLGIDCEWVSVEGKANPVSLLQMASFSGFCVLVRLSRLVASGQTIPKSLLDIMADSAVLKVGVGCWEDACKLLHDYGLPVKGSVDLRYLAMRQRKDLLHSCLSLKSLAEKVLNCPLDKSPHVRCSNWEAEELTPDQVLYAARDAQVSVALFLQLLGFASLPATSEIENSATLWEKALGKCRGLVDIPFRGRKSGSTGEKSGEGRSPHKTKNRKSVSGQPSGSQQVRDPRRQKRKPLGVGYSARKSPLYDNCFLHAPDGQPLCTCDRKKAQWYVDKGIGELISTDPFVVKLRFEPSGRPESQVDYYLTVKENLCVVCGKRESYIRKNIVPHEYRRHFPIQMKDHNSHDVLLLCTSCHAISNYYDNHLKQQLAEEFGAPIGSEEGVRLLEDPLRRICNESYMPHGLKVVQCFAKGGLRSLMQLERRWRQHFLDSMQPKHLPEQ, from the exons ATGCCCAAGCAAACAGCAGTGACAATTACTTTGGCAACCCTGCTTGGTGTTGCATTGGGAGGCCTGGTTTTGTGGAAAGCAACCCAGCGTCGGAAAGGAAAATCATGCTCTAGTAGTCAGCGAGAGGAAGCAGCTATaaactcaggagaagagaaattGATTAAGACAGAAGATAAGGAGGTGCTTCCCTTCTTCAGATCTCCCACCTTTTCCTGGGTAGCGAGGACCCTTGGTGCAGACATAGCAATAGTTTCAGAGCAGGAGGAGTGGGATCGTGTTGAACCTTTGCTGaagaaggagctggagcagtGGCCGGTGCTTGGAATTGATTGTGAGTGG gTATCTGTGGAGGGAAAAGCAAATCCTGTATCTCTTCTACAGATGGCTTCTTTCAGTGGCTTCTGCGTTCTTGTTCGGTTGTCTAGGCTTGTTGCCAGTGGACAGACTATCCCAAAGAGCCTGTTGGACATCATGGCAGATAGTGCCGTGTTGAAAGTTGGGGTAGGATGCTGGGAAGATGCTTGCAAGTTACTTCATGATTATGGTCTTCCAGTCAAAGGGAGCGTGGATCTTCGGTATTTAGCCATGAGACAGCG GAAGGATCTACTTCACAGCTGCCTTAGCCTGAAGTCTTTAGCTGAAAAAGTCCTGAACTGCCCGCTTGACAAGTCTCCTCATGTGCGTTGCAGCAATTGGGAGGCAGAAGAACTGACACCAGATCAG GTTCTCTATGCTGCCAGGGATGCCCAGGTCTCAGTGGCTCTGTTCCTTCAGTTGCTGGGATTTGCCAGCCTCCCTGCTACATCTGAAATTGAAAACTCTGCCACTTTGTGGGAGAAAGCACTGGGTAAATGCCGGGGCTTGGTGGATATCCCATTTAGAGGAAGGAAGAGTGGCAGCACCGGAGAGAAGAGCGGAGAGGGACGCTCCCCTCACAAAACAAAGAATCGGAAATCTGTGAGCGGCCAGCCCTCTGGCAGTCAGCAAGTGAGAGATCCCCGGAGGCAGAAGCGAAAGCCTCTGGGCGTGGGATATTCTGCACG AAAATCTCCACTGTATGACAACTGCTTCCTGCATGCACCAGATGGACAGCCTCTGTGCACTTGTGATCGGAAGAAGGCTCAGTGGTATGTTGACAAGGGGATTGGAG AGCTAATTAGCACAGACCCATTTGTTGTGAAGCTGCGGTTTGAGCCTTCAGGACGTCCCGAGTCTCAGGTTGATTATTATCTGACAGTCAAAGAGAACTTGTGTGTTGTATGTGGCAAGCGAGAATCCTATATCCG GAAGAACATTGTTCCTCATGAATACCGAAGACACTTCCCCATCCAGATGAAGGACCACAACTCTCATGATGTGCTGCTACTCTGCACATCCTGCCATGCCATCTCTAATTACTATGACAACCATCTCAAGCAGCAGCTGGCTGAGGAGTTTGGCGCTCCCATCGGCTCCGAGGAGGGCGTGCGCCTGCTGGAGGACCCTCTGCGCAG GATCTGCAATGAGAGCTACATGCCACATGGACTGAAGGTGGTGCAGTGTTTTGCTAAAGGAGGCCTGCGCTCACTTATGCAGTTGGAGAGACGCTGGCGGCAGCATTTCTTGGACAGCATGCAGCCCAAGCACCTCCCAGAGCAATG a